Genomic segment of Azospirillum sp. TSH100:
AGGGAAGATGCTGCCCTCGGCTTTGACCCGTTCGACGGCGATTATGGTGACGGCGAAACCCGCATCATCGACGCGATTGTGGAAGCGCCGGAGCCTGTCCGCTGCCACATCTGCGCCGGCCCGATCAAGCCGGGTACAAAGGTCCGCCGCATCGTTGAGACCAGCGCCGATCTGGAGGACATACCGGAATTCGGTAGCGACTGCGTCACGAAAGCCGATCTGGCCACCTACGAGCGCAGCCGTTCCGAATACCTGATCTGCGAGCCCTGCTGCGATGCCGCGCGCAAGGACAACGCTGACGAGAGCGGCGAAGGCGACCGGCTGGACCGCCGCTACGCTCTTGGCGAACGTCGCCGGCGGAAAGGGAAAAGCCATGAGCGCCCCTGACGACTTATCCCCTGCGGCACAAGCTCTGCTCGACCGCTATGGGTTCGCGGATGGCGATGAATGCCGACGCAGCCCGCATGGGCACCATGAAGGCAAGTTCGGCGAGGACGGCGAGCGCCGGTGCTTCTGGTGCGGCCGGGTGATGGAAGAGGACGATCCATCATGACCACTGTGATCTGCACCAGCTGCTGCCGGATCGGGCCGCCCCCTCCCCCACCGTCGCTGTCCTGCTGTCCCGAGCGGCGCCCGATTGATCTGGCGCTGATCCCCCGCTCCATTGCCAAGGCGATGACGGGGATCAGCTGGGCCAGCTTCACCGCCAACGCTTGGGGCGGCTGCACCGAACTGGCGGGCACCGCCGGGGCCAAGAGCGGTTGCGCCATCTGCTACGCTAGGACCTTCCTGGAGCGGAAGCACCTGGTGCGCTGGGGTGCCGGCGAGCGTCGGGTGCGCTTCGCCTCCTGGAGGGCGCGCGTCCTGCGCCTGGACCGCATGGCGCGGGAGACCGGCCTGCGCTTCAGCGTGTTCGCCTTTAGCCTGGCCGACTGGCTGGACCCGGAGGTGCCACCCGCCTGGCGCGAGGAGTTCTGCGCCATCGTTGAGGCCTGCACCCACCTGGACTGGCTGCTGCTGACCCACAGGCCGCACCTGGCGCGCAAGCTGGCGCCGCCGGCCTGGGTGGAGCGGTTGCCGGATCATGTCTGGCCCGGGGTGACGGTGGAGCACGCCACGCACGGATTCCGGCTGGCCCATCTGGCCGACGTGTGGGGCGACAGCGGTAGGCTGTGGGTGTCGGCCGAGCCGATCGGCGGCTCGCTCGCCGGCGTCGACCTGTCGATCGCCGCCTGCATCATCCTGGGCGGCGCCAGCAACACCACGGATCCGGAGTGGGCACCGGCGCCGGAACACATCGGCGAGGTGCTCGAGGCCTACCCGGACCAGGTGCATTTCAAACAGTGGGGCGTGTTCGGCGCCGACGGCGCCTTCCACGGCCGCAAGGAACGCGCCGGCCGGGCCTGGAACGGCGCGCAGTACGACTGGACCCCTTGGCCCCGCCATCGCGAGCTGCTGAAGGCTGCGGCGCAGGCCGAGCGGATGGCAGCCTGATGGGCGCGCTGCCACCGCCCGATTGGGTGCCGCCGCAAACGCCCATCGGGTACGACCGCTATGGTCCGGATGCGGACCCGACGCTCCGCTTGGTCGAAGCCATCTCCGACGTGCTGCGCCGGCATGGTCCGATGACGGCCGACCAGGTGGGCATGGCTCTGGTCATCTATGGCTACGGCCCGCTGCTCGAGCAGTTGGACGCCCCGCCACCCAAGCGCCGGCGTCTGCGGCGCAAACGCAACGGTCCCCGCTGGCGGCAGGCCCGCCTGCCGGGCATCAAATGAGAGGCATGAATGGGTTCCCGTCGCCCCAATCCCCGCGTTGATACAGACCACCG
This window contains:
- a CDS encoding DUF5131 family protein — translated: MTTVICTSCCRIGPPPPPPSLSCCPERRPIDLALIPRSIAKAMTGISWASFTANAWGGCTELAGTAGAKSGCAICYARTFLERKHLVRWGAGERRVRFASWRARVLRLDRMARETGLRFSVFAFSLADWLDPEVPPAWREEFCAIVEACTHLDWLLLTHRPHLARKLAPPAWVERLPDHVWPGVTVEHATHGFRLAHLADVWGDSGRLWVSAEPIGGSLAGVDLSIAACIILGGASNTTDPEWAPAPEHIGEVLEAYPDQVHFKQWGVFGADGAFHGRKERAGRAWNGAQYDWTPWPRHRELLKAAAQAERMAA